In Oxyura jamaicensis isolate SHBP4307 breed ruddy duck chromosome 20, BPBGC_Ojam_1.0, whole genome shotgun sequence, the following are encoded in one genomic region:
- the TUBB1 gene encoding tubulin beta-1 chain, whose protein sequence is MREIVHLQIGQCGNQIGAKFWEVISDEHGIDIAGNYRGDASLQLERINVYFNEAYSHKYVPRSILVDLEPGTMDSVRSSKIGPLFRPDNFIHGNSGAGNNWAKGHYTEGAELIENVMDVVRNECESCDCLQGFQLIHSLGGGTGSGMGTLLINKIREEYPDRIMNTFSVVPSPKVSDTVVEPYNAILSIHQLIENTDETFCIDNEALYDICFRTLKLTNPTYGDLNHLVSLTMSGVTTSLRFPGQLNADLRKLAVNMVPFPRLHFFMPGFAPLTARGSQQYRALSVPELTQQMFDARNMMAACDPRRGRYLTVACIFRGRMSTREVDEQLLAVQTKNSSYFVEWIPNNVKVAVCDIPPRGLKMAATFIGNNTAIQELFIRVSEQFSAMFRRKAFLHWYTGEGMDEMEFSEAEGNTNDLVSEYQQYQDATADVEEYEEVEAEASPEKET, encoded by the exons TTCTGGGAGGTGATAAGTGATGAACATGGAATTGATATCGCTGGAAACTACCGTGGGGATGCATCACTGCAGCTTGAGCGAATTAATGTGTACTTCAACGAGGCTTACT cccaTAAATACGTGCCCCGTTCTATCTTGGTGGACCTGGAACCTGGTACAATGGACAGTGTACGCTCCAGCAAAATAGGCCCGCTATTTCGACCTGACAATTTTATTCATG GTAATTCAGGTGCTGGAAACAACTGGGCTAAGGGCCATTACACAGAGGGAGCTGAACTGATTGAAAATGTCATGGATGTGGTCAGGAACGAGTGTGAGAGCTGTGACTGCCTTCAGGGATTCCAGCTCATCCATTCACTTGGAGGTGGTACAGGCTCGGGTATGGGCACACTCCTCATCAACAAAATCAGAGAAGAATATCCGGACAGGATTATGAACACCTTCAGTGTTGTGCCTTCCCCCAAAGTATCCGACACAGTCGTAGAGCCGTACAATGCCATCCTCTCCATCCACCAGCTAATAGAGAATACAGATGAAACCTTTTGCATTGACAACGAAGCGCTGTACGATATATGTTTCAGAACTTTAAAGCTCACCAATCCCACCTATGGTGACCTCAATCACTTAGTGTCCCTAACGATGAGCGGTGTCACAACCTCGCTCCGTTTTCCTGGCCAGCTGAACGCAGACCTGCGGAAGCTGGCTGTTAACATGGTGCCCTTTCCTCGCCTGCATTTCTTCATGCCAGGCTTTGCTCCACTGACGGCTCGAGGTAGCCAACAGTACAGAGCCCTCTCGGTGCCAGAGCTTACTCAACAAATGTTTGATGCACGCAACATGATGGCAGCCTGTGACCCCCGTCGTGGGCGTTACTTGACTGTGGCTTGCATCTTCAGAGGCCGAATGTCTACCAGAGAAGTGGACGAACAGTTGCTGGCTGTCCAGACCAAGAACAGCTCCTACTTTGTGGAGTGGATCCCTAACAATGTCAAAGTGGCTGTGTGTGACATACCGCCGCGAGGACTGAAGATGGCAGCTACCTTTATTGGCAATAACACAGCCATCCAGGAGCTCTTCATCAGGGTTTCTGAACAGTTCTCAGCTATGTTcagaagaaaagcctttctCCACTGGTATACTGGTGAAGGCATGGATGAGATGGAGTTTTCTGAAGCAGAGGGAAACACCAACGACCTTGTTTCTGAGTACCAACAGTACCAAGATGCCACTGCAGATGTTGAGGAATATGAAGAGGTAGAAGCGGAAGCTAGTccagaaaaggaaacataa